aaattaaccaagacctattaggttctttaatcaatctattaaaaccctcttaacccttagtctatttctagatctaagttaattaagtccaatttcttgattaactatcacttggttttctcctttcggtgcttcaaccaaggattaagaacataacttaatggggcccttcattaagcatgtgaataagcacacaagaaatggattaaacctcataaattcattaaattgggactaacccagttcaaatccacaaaaataactaaatattacatcccttactccagaatcaaagtgaaactactcactacccataatgtctacaagatattctgaatttaaatggaaataaagctctaatctaagctaagaaataaaaaactcaacactagaaatgtaggaaaaggtaagaagagaaagaaatcccaaatctggttggaaatggtgtggaaaactaaatgtgactcttcagctgcttaaacctttgcttgtcctcaagcaaattaaaacaatttggggtaccttaccttaaatttatgaaaattacttatccaaactctcaagcttacctttggccaccaacaaaccatatacccactttcaagatgcaaagaattcaatccttaccaaagttatcaccgcttagccttgggtcaattatccatatcattaaacccaaaccaatcaatcacaaagaataatcatgcctaaatagactatagggtaatccataagctaaagtgtctcaaataatgatggaagtaaatgaatggattaatgatatcacaatcccataggcaattctcctattccaatctccactaatgtagcaaatcaccatcaaaagatcaaaaggactttcaagggttgtaatggggctaagggggtgataatgtggctaacaagaaagggataagggtagcaaaatatgagaataatcaaattattaaaagatcaagacacacaaatttttttttttttttttttgaatcaatttggagaaggaactttacaactattcaccaatactagcatataattttgaagcttttagagggactacataaataacattgactttgaattacaattgtccctttcaattcacccccaaactcatttctttgtatacttgagtggtgaattactttacataccataattgaaattgctagcctttttactttagccacttctcccaactaattgttatttatattttttttatttttatatattttttttaagtgtatctatcactcaaagaattattctcatggagggtaggtaagtgtttgggttatggctaggcattaatgtgggttctaaaggaataagagggataaatgtaggctcaaattggttccaaagggaaatttttaagtgaggttggctaaggctaaaatatggatttaaaattcaaagaatgcctagatcatatctttttcaagtgtatgctatgatttcgccttgaaaggtttaggaagattgttctaggattggtgagacatcaattagctacttctcactctagagttttctttaagcactcaaagtcaatgcaattgattgggtggcccttggctaagaagatataaactaaagcaagaatctaataactttgcacctatctagagctttcaatccatcaaacccttctaaaagtaagcttaattgctcttcaaagcaactctCAATCCTTTAAGGAtaagataaaaatttatttttatgatatgcatgatcctaaaatgaatgcataaatcgaattaaaactaaatgtaatctatatgaaaactatatgcaaatgtatgtgtatgagtatagacatgtgtgtggtatatgtataagtgtatgaattatctatatatgaatgaatgaaatgcaataaatgaatgaaagaaagttttaaagaaaattttgaaaattttgcaaaaattttgccttcacccccaaactcaaatgaaacattgtcctcaatgtttaaaatgaatgcaaagatgggtaaAATTGTGAGAATtgctaaattattgaaatttatacaattggggattaaatcaatataagctcaagaattccaaaattagctcaaaatgatattaacaatgaagctttagagagaaaaatgtgaaaaagtatcccaaaatGTATGAgtttacactgcttaagatgttgcttaacctgttgcgtagggtaaagcgaaagcataagcattggcaacataccataagcataaatGGTAAAAGGGAAGCTGTTACCTCCAATTGATGTGGAACAGTTGCGGCTCAAAGAAaatttgtgcaactcatcaatgtcaacaaagttaggattgaagaaaagataaagtgCTAAAATAATGgtcaagaaaaggaaagagtgtaaagaaataaaatgtaacagttaaataaaaaattaaactaagaaacatTCACAGAGTATTTATGTCCATatcagaagataaaataaaataaagtaaactaaGGGAAAGAAGTGCAGAGATAATAATAAAAACTAAGTACCAAAGTATTACAACCATGAccaaagtttgaaaattaaaataaacagattacaaaataaacctaaaatgtaaattaaaagcTGCACTCTTGATCAAGTTACGCTATCAAGCCTTTGTTCTTTGCATCGAGTCCGCCGCAGTTCCGCATGAGGTTCATTATGATCCAAGCTTGAGCGGTTTCAAGTTTTCTGTTaagtctttcatttcttgaaacatggcttggccccaatgatataaattgttgtaggattgggccagtttgttgtaaagctccagcatttgaagttgatgttgcttctgtttctttttaagagataaaaatctctttttaagtttcttttctagcttcttcttttggttaacctgctcctGACCCATGGcttcaattttgatttctaagtttttCAAGGAAGCAAGAATTTCTGTGGTATCAGGTGAGGGAGCAGATTGTTGGACAGTGAAAGTTGTTATTCTGGATTCCAAGGATTTTAAGATGGATAACATGTCTGCTGAGAAGTGTGGGGTAGAGGTTGGTTGTGGTTCTGCTGGTGCAAAAGTGGTGGGGTCTGCAGTAGCTGGGGTATCAGGATGCTGCTGTAACAAAGTATAGGTATGGCCTattttctcacaaacatccatatgcagcaacattgtgctgtctatatatgattccccagaaactggcagcaatttatatagactagcatcaaagctaaaagattttgctatagcagttatataccccccaaaaacaacgctacctttagtatgctttgtgacaatttggtgccaatgagtagctatgaaatgggctgtacttacttgttttctctccttcatgcaccacaatAGAAACAAATCCCCAGCACCCACAATACTGTtactgtgtccccttcctaaaacagtgtaagtaatgaacctatggaggtatttcaatacatggtcaactatcctagaggcttttgcagtcctctgtCTATAATAACCTCCAAATGGTGCAATATCTTTCCAGAATTGAACAGGGTCATAAACAGTTTGCTGCCACTCAATGTTTTTATACCCCgaatcctgaaaaccaaaaatgGCATTCAAAGCACCtatgtctaactccctatcaattccagcacatcgaaaatatatcATATCTTTATGTTCAGGCACTGTTGGTTTGAAACTCAACTTTAGGGAACTCAAAAATTCGAGGGTTAGatccttgtacactggttccctaatttTAGCAAAATCAATCCAGCTAATAACATCCAAATaggcaaatacagagtcataaatgcctaattctttcaaaatctgctcatccatatacttgTTTGCCAAAATAGTTTTAGAAAGCAATTTCTCATAGGCCTTTTTCATATCCATATCCCTAAAAGCCCAGggtaatggagaaattacctcctcTATAGTATCTGCAGATGACGCAGGTGCTGGAGAATGTAAGGGAGACTGGGTTACTGGTGTTTGGACCGCTGGTGCTGGGGTTTGCGAGGAGGACCTGGTCCTTTTGCTAACTGGTTCAGAGGACTGAGGTGGAGAGTTTAAGTCGAAAGGGACAGAGGGTACTCGTTTCCTTTTCCGACAGGGATTTCTTTGAGTCTACCTGCGGCCCTTTTTGTTTTGCCTTTTGTTTTTGTTTGGGTAGGCGCAGGTTCTGGGGAATGGGTGTCGGGAATTGGTGTTTCATTTGGCGGCTCGGATTGCGGCGAGAGGGGAGTCGGCGGAATGAGAGGTGGTATTTGGCTTGGGGGCGGGGGCGGTGACTGAGGTGGTGGTGATTGTGGTAATGGCGGCGTTTGTGGTGGTGGGGACTGAGGTAGTGGCGGACTggggctggggttagggtttgtgggTAATGAGGATGGAATACCCATTTTAGATTTGACAGAATGTCGAAGTCTACTGAGTTTATGTTTGTGAGAggaccacattttggttcttACCATTTTAATGAAAAGGAGGAAACCTTTCGGCTTCCTGTAAAAATTGCCGGAAAAAATGGCGTGAGGAAGGAAGTCGACGAGGTTTATCGGGAGTGTTGGCGAGGTTTTTGGAAAATTGGCGGAAATGCTGGGCCTTTTAAAATGTGGGGTAGACATGTGGTATTTTGGGCCATGCTTAGGGTTAGGCATAAGGTTCAGCAGAAGTTGCTTAAGACTTTGCTTGACAAGCAAtgtcatcagcaagtttcggcaggttttgggcAAAATTGTGGTTTTGCTTACCAAAATCAGTCCAAAAGTTATGGAATGCTATTGTaaccctcagcaattaccaaatacacacaaacaccataaaatttaGGGATTTCAGTTCATCTCTCTCATAAACTTACTAAGCATAGCACATGTTCATTTAGCTTTGCAATCATTGTTCATTTTAGGCACCAATTGTGACTATCCTTTTTGCACATTTAaatgaaatggtctcctttctaAACTTACACCAAAAGCATATTTTCAGCAGCATTTCAGACAAGTTCCAATCAACCAAGAATTGCAGAAAAAATGTAGAAATTGACCTttttagcagcatgaacagtagcatgaacaagAGCAAAAATCTAGATTGCAAAAAATTAGCGAATTCTAAACAAAAGCATGCAAATTCCTATCgactacaaaattatatatacactaaaaggtgaaacttaacaaacattatttttgcacttcaataaagtCCTCATcaccctaaatatcaaaattgatcctcattcaagttgcatttcacgaatttacacaaaacacaaaatcaaacatATGCTATCAAGTAGACTGCAATTTgagcaatttagcacaagtttaaaggtgttcTTGTTCACAGTAATCGCATAAAGTGCAGAATGTTGCTTATACTTGCTTCCCTTTAATTCTTTGTTTTTGCAACAAGTGTAaacttgcccaatcttcatgaatgacctacaaaagataagcaaatgtcacttttgagtttaatgagggtgaaaactaaaatgaaaatgaaatggaaaattaatgaactataaaaggatacgcttgggttgcctcccaagaagcgcttgtttaaggtcttaagcttgaccttctttTCAAAGCTCATGGTGGTTGGAATTGGAAAATATTACCTCCCTTCACAATAGGTGCTGAAATGAATTTATACTTCAACTTTTTCCCATTATATGTGAAAATACCTGTTGCTTTGTTCAGAATCCCAACTATGTCTTGAAGAATATTCTTACAAACTTTAGATGAATCTCCTcttttgagtgattttgatggaGGCTTGAGCTTAACTTTTGAAGCTTTATTACTAACCAAATGAGATGGTGAAGCTGACTTTTTCTTTCGCACTTTATGCTGATTGCATTGCATTGGAATAGCTTGATTTTCCTCTAGTTTAGTAACTTCAGCCAGCATCATGCTCTATAACATCTACCCTATAACAAGAATTCATCACAGCTGGTTCCTTGGAATGTTGGAATAAATTAAACTCTATTTCCTCCTCCCCCACTGTCAACTTCAATTTCCCATTCTTTACATCTATATTAGCTCCTGCAGTGGCTAAAAATGGCCTTCCAAGTATGATGGGCGTtcttacatcctcctccatctctagTACAATAAAATCCACTGGAATGAAAAACTTCCCAACTTTTAATGGTACATTCTCTAAAATCCCAACTGGATACTTTatagatctgtcagctaactgcaaAGAAATAGTTGTGGGCTTTAGATCTCCAATCTTTAACTTCTCACATATGGAAAGTGGCATCAAGCTAACACTAGCCCCCAAGTCACATAATGCTCTCTCAATACTTGTTtctccaatgtgacatggtatggaaaaacttCCAGGATCTTTCAGCTTAGGTGGGAGCTTGTTCTGCAATAAAGCACTGCACTTCTCAGTAAGTGCAACAGTTTCATAATCTTCCAACCttcttttatttgataaaatctccctcaaaaacttagcataagaaggcatttgagaAATGACATCGGTGAATGGAatgttgatatacaacttcttcaaAACTTCAAGGAATTTCCCAAACTGCTTATCTAATTGTGCTTTATGAAACCTCTGAGGAAAGGGCAATGGTGGCTTGTACTGCAGAGGCACATAtttctcttctattttctttttatcttctttCTCTTCATTTGCTTCCTTACTAGCTTTAGCTTTAGTTGAAGTGGATTCACTCTCACActcatctttcttttctttcaactTTACTTCAATTTCGTGTTCTTCCCCCATTACctttccacttcttaaagtaacagCATTGCACTGCTCCCTTGGATTCTCaggttggctaggaagcttcccaaaaGCTTTGCtatttgaagagctagcttgttgagctatttgattctctaacatcttgttgtgtgttgccatttgatccactttagatgctaattgagaaatcatttcttgttgactttgatggctcacaagtagagtttcaatcatagattccaatctagctgtcttgtctagttgtgcttgttgtggtagaggtggagcatgtgcattttgaggtttagaaattccaggaggaggacctctattctgctgaaagttctgatgttgttgatatccagaaggttgctgaaaattctgattttgcccttgtctacctccccaagagaaatttgggtggtttctccatgctggatcataagttgcagaaaatgggttaccacctggtctttgattgtagttccccacataatccacttgctcacttgaaaaatcttgatttagtgcagaaaaatctgctgcacaattgacatttgcagctccaatTTCTAGTGTATTACCAGAACCTCcggctgaagaatctactttcatactTAACTTGTCCATCTtctttgtcaaagcatcaaacttagcattaatcatattcatggcatcaagctcgaacataccagctggtttcttgatctcattcctctcacaactccattggtagttgttataagcaattttatcaagagcagaaaaagcttcatcttcagatttctccataaggtcacctccagaagatgcatcaattgtactcctaatagctggtgaaactccattataaaagtgttgaaca
Above is a window of Hevea brasiliensis isolate MT/VB/25A 57/8 unplaced genomic scaffold, ASM3005281v1 Scaf81, whole genome shotgun sequence DNA encoding:
- the LOC131177759 gene encoding uncharacterized protein LOC131177759; this encodes MGEEHEIEVKLKEKKDECESESTSTKAKASKEANEEKEDKKKIEEKYVPLQYKPPLPFPQRFHKAQLDKQFGKFLEVLKKLYINIPFTDVISQMPSYAKFLREILSNKRRLEDYETVALTEKCSALLQNKLPPKLKDPGSFSIPCHIGETSIERALCDLGASVSLMPLSICEKLKIGDLKPTTISLQLADRSIKYPVGILENVPLKVGKFFIPVDFIVLEMEEDVRTPIILGRPFLATAGANIDVKNGKLKLTVGEEEIEFNLFQHSKEPAVMNSCYRVDVIEHDAG